A region from the Desulfomarina profundi genome encodes:
- a CDS encoding carbon-nitrogen hydrolase family protein: MVEKKFSTQNDNLTVGIANINSEAGNLQANQAAVVSALDQFLSEKVNIAIFPEFCLSGYFFEPEGDCQTFMENATFEKLSSWLNDLTARYINDTLQVIVLNGLEKVSTEQGYFYDTTLLLDKNGYSLSPEKTYKKTFLPSFEKKFCRSGINDTLVMETLWGKFGVLTCYDVCFAPLINDLVYNHQIDGLIVTAAWRKQGERMYPELGIKDSTYHQTQWETILPALAGQNQIWLMAANSVGPHSIKGLDYCGRSGTWAPSGINMIMGSDSEEQLLILHNIDIQGTLSNEREPFGVLRDYSELACNRGK; the protein is encoded by the coding sequence GTGGTAGAAAAAAAATTCAGTACTCAAAACGATAATCTGACAGTTGGAATTGCCAATATAAACTCAGAGGCCGGCAATCTTCAGGCAAACCAGGCCGCAGTTGTTTCAGCCCTGGATCAGTTTTTGTCGGAAAAAGTGAACATTGCGATTTTTCCTGAATTTTGTCTTTCCGGCTATTTCTTTGAGCCAGAAGGAGATTGTCAAACGTTTATGGAGAATGCCACTTTTGAAAAGTTGAGCTCCTGGCTAAATGATCTTACAGCACGATATATTAACGACACACTCCAGGTTATTGTGTTGAACGGACTTGAAAAAGTATCAACAGAGCAAGGCTATTTTTACGATACCACCCTGCTATTAGATAAAAACGGATATTCCCTGTCCCCCGAAAAAACATACAAAAAAACCTTCTTACCCAGCTTTGAAAAAAAATTCTGCCGTTCAGGAATCAATGACACCCTTGTAATGGAAACACTTTGGGGCAAATTTGGCGTACTAACGTGCTATGATGTCTGTTTTGCTCCCCTGATTAATGATTTAGTCTATAACCATCAAATAGACGGCTTGATCGTTACTGCAGCCTGGCGAAAGCAGGGAGAGCGTATGTACCCAGAATTGGGGATAAAGGATTCTACCTATCACCAAACCCAGTGGGAAACCATTCTGCCTGCCTTAGCTGGACAAAATCAAATTTGGCTAATGGCCGCCAATAGTGTGGGACCACACAGTATAAAAGGTCTGGATTATTGCGGCCGATCGGGAACCTGGGCCCCTTCAGGAATCAATATGATTATGGGATCAGACTCCGAAGAGCAGCTACTTATTCTTCACAATATTGACATCCAAGGAACTCTTTCCAATGAAAGGGAACCCTTTGGAGTATTAAGAGACTATTCCGAGCTTGCCTGCAATAGGGGAAAATAA